Proteins from a genomic interval of Panthera tigris isolate Pti1 chromosome A2, P.tigris_Pti1_mat1.1, whole genome shotgun sequence:
- the LOC102951975 gene encoding olfactory receptor-like protein OLF4 produces the protein MELGNDTRNSEFLLLGFSEEPELQPFLFGLFLSMYLVTILGNLLIILAVNSDSHLHTPMYFFLTNLSFVDICVTSTTVPKMLVNIHTQRKIITYESCIMQMYFFILFVGLDNFLLTVMAYDRFVAICHPLHYTVIMNPRLCGLLILVSWIMNILHSLLQTLMVLQLSFCTHLYIPHFFCELNQMIQLACSDTFLNNLATYLAAVLLGGAPLAGILYSYSKIVSSIRGISSALGKYKAFSTCTSHLSVVSLFYCTSLGVYLSSAATQSSLSSATASVMYAVVTPMLNPFIYSLRNRDIKEALNLFFRGKS, from the coding sequence ATGGAACTAGGCAATGATACACGAaattcagaatttcttcttctgggattttcAGAGGAACCAGAATTGCAACCCTTCCTCTTTGGGCTGTTCCTGTCCATGTACTTGGTCACCATACTTGGGAATCTGCTCATCATCCTGGCTGTAAACTctgactcccacctccacacGCCCATGTACTTTTTTCTCACCAACCTGTCTTTTGTAGACATTTGTGTCACCTCCACCACCGTCCCGAAGATGCTGgtgaatatacacacacagagaaaaataataacttacgAAAGCTGCATCATGCAGATGTACTTTTTCATACTCTTTGTAGGTTTAGACAACTTCCTCTTGActgtgatggcctatgaccgctttgtggccatctgtcaccccCTGCACTACACGGTCATCATGAACCCTCGGCTCTGTGGACTGTTGATTCTGGTGTCCTGGATCATGAACATCCTGCATTCCTTGTTACAAACCTTAATGGTGTTACAGCTGTCCTTCTGTACACACTTGTATATCCcccactttttctgtgaactcaATCAGATGATCCAACTTGCCTGTTCTGACACCTTTCTTAATAACTTGGCGACATATCTTGCAGCTGTGCTGTTGGGTGGTGCTCCCCTGGCCGGGATCCTTTACTCTTATTCTAAGATAGTTTCCTCCATACGTGGGATCTCATCAGCTCTGGGCAAGTATAAGGCATTTTCCACCTGTACATCTCACCTCTCGGTTGTCTCCTTATTTTATTGTACAAGCCTAGGAGTGTACCTCAGCTCTGCTGCTACCCAGAGCTCACTCTCAAGTGCCACAGCCTCGGTGATGTATGCGGTGGTCAcgcccatgctgaaccccttcatctacagcctgaggaacagaGACATAAAGGAGgctctaaatttatttttcagagggaagTCATAA
- the LOC102952275 gene encoding LOW QUALITY PROTEIN: olfactory receptor 7C1-like (The sequence of the model RefSeq protein was modified relative to this genomic sequence to represent the inferred CDS: substituted 1 base at 1 genomic stop codon) → MEPRNHXRLPVFLLLGLSEKPEIQSVLFGLFLSLYLVTVFGNLLIILAIISHSHLHTPMYFFLANLSFSDICFTSTTVPKMLLNIQTQSKVITYAGCIAQMYFFTVFGLLDNLLLTAMAYDRFVAVCHPLHYTVIMNPQLCAQLLALTWLISALGALPESLTMLRLSFCAVIEIPHYFCELPEVLQLACSDTFINNVVLYIVTGMMGFVPLAGILFSYSRIVSSVLRISTAGGKYKAFSTCGSHLSVVSLFYGTCLEVYLSSTWTRASQTGAFASVLYTVVTPMMNPFIYSLRNRDMKRALRKLLCSMLSPQGQQQ, encoded by the coding sequence ATGGAGCCAAGAAACCACTGAAGGCTTCCAGTGTTTCTCCTCTTGGGACTTTCTGAGAAGCCAGAGATTCAGTCTGTTCTCTTTGGGCTGTTCCTGTCTTTGTACCTGGTCACTGTCTTTGGAAACCTGCTCATCATCCTGGCCATCATCTCACACTCCCACCTCCAcacgcccatgtacttcttcctggccaacctgTCCTTCTCGGACATCTGCTTCACCTCCACCACCGTCCCGaagatgctgctgaacatccagACGCAGAGCAAAGTGATTACCTACGCAGGCTGCATCGCGCAGATGTATTTCTTCACGGTTTTTGGACTTTTGGACAATTTACTCCTGACTGcaatggcctatgaccgcttTGTGGCCGTCTGTCACCCCCTGCACTACACGGTCATCATGAACCCTCAGCTTTGTGCCCAGTTACTCGCCCTGACCTGGCTCATCAGCGCTTTGGGGGCCCTTCCTGAGAGTTTAACCATGCTGCGGCTCTCTTTCTGCGCAGTAATTGAAATCCCGCACTATTTCTGTGAACTCCCTGAGGTCCTGCAGCTCGCCTGCTCTGACACCTTCATCAATAATGTTGTATTATATATTGTGACAGGCATGATGGGCTTTGTTCCTCTCGCTGGGATCCTTTTCTCTTATTCCCGAATTGTCTCTTCTGTGCTGAGGATCTCAACAGCAGGGGGGAAGTATAAAGCTTTCTCCACCTGCGGGTCTCACCTCTCAGTGGTGTCCTTGTTCTATGGCACATGCCTGGAGGTCTACCTCAGTTCCACCTGGACACGTGCCTCCCAGACAGGGGCGTTCGCCTCAGTCCTGTACACCGTGGTCACTCCCATGAtgaaccccttcatctacagcctgaggaacaggGACATGAAGAGGGCCCTGAGAAAGCTTCTCTGTAGCATGTTGTCCCCCCAGGGGCAACAACAATGA